Proteins from a single region of Verrucosispora sp. NA02020:
- a CDS encoding YihY/virulence factor BrkB family protein, with protein MNLLGRVEAGVDRGLRSARHRSPAFGHLWRAGVRYTDLHGGRLAAAIAYYGFFAVFALALVSYAAFGAILDENDELRAGAEEFLRENLPFLDPAQVAESSGTVGVVGLLILILTGIGWVEAIRSSQRLIHGLDQHPGNLVVRRLVDLGVLLVVFVLLGVSVAAVDALETLLRFLLRSTGSVGLTTVSAVLSVVVNAVLATLLLVAVPRLRMSRARLRPVVLLVAVGITLLNTVGRFWVGRVEHNPAYTVVATAVGLLVYLYLLNQLVLFGAALAATSRRGQVVDLASRPRPVDLDVESDPGTPGGAG; from the coding sequence GTGAACCTGCTGGGACGGGTCGAGGCGGGCGTCGACCGTGGCCTGCGGAGCGCCCGGCACCGCTCCCCGGCCTTCGGGCACCTGTGGCGGGCCGGGGTGCGCTACACCGACCTGCACGGCGGGCGGTTGGCCGCCGCGATCGCCTACTACGGCTTCTTCGCGGTCTTCGCCCTCGCCCTGGTGTCGTACGCGGCCTTCGGCGCGATCCTGGACGAGAACGACGAGCTGCGCGCGGGGGCGGAGGAGTTCCTCCGGGAGAACCTGCCGTTCCTCGATCCGGCGCAGGTGGCCGAGAGCAGTGGCACCGTCGGCGTGGTGGGCCTGCTGATCCTGATCCTGACCGGGATCGGCTGGGTGGAGGCGATCCGGTCCTCGCAGCGGCTGATCCACGGCCTGGACCAGCACCCCGGCAACCTGGTCGTCCGCCGGTTGGTCGACCTCGGCGTACTCCTCGTGGTCTTCGTGCTGCTCGGCGTCTCGGTGGCGGCGGTCGACGCGTTGGAGACGCTGCTGCGGTTCCTGCTGCGCAGCACCGGCTCCGTCGGGCTGACCACGGTCAGCGCGGTGCTCAGCGTGGTGGTGAACGCGGTGCTGGCGACGCTGCTGCTGGTGGCGGTGCCCCGGCTGCGGATGAGCCGGGCCCGGTTGCGGCCGGTGGTGCTGCTCGTCGCGGTCGGCATCACGCTGCTCAACACCGTCGGGCGGTTCTGGGTGGGGCGGGTGGAGCACAACCCGGCGTACACCGTGGTGGCCACCGCCGTGGGCCTGCTGGTCTATCTCTACCTGCTCAACCAGTTGGTGCTCTTCGGTGCCGCGCTGGCCGCGACCAGCCGACGCGGCCAGGTGGTCGACCTGGCGAGCCGTCCCCGGCCCGTCGACCTCGACGTGGAGAGCGATCCCGGTACCCCCGGCGGGGCCGGTTGA